CCTCCAAATGCTTAATGATCCCAGTATAGCTTAATGCAGCAAAAGGGCAAACCTGACAGAATAAATGACAAAATTAGGTCCGGCATATTTTGCTGCTACGCCAATCAACACAAAAATACCCGTTCCTATTATGGCTCCAATGCCAAAAAGAATAAGATCAAACCAGCTTAATGATTTTTTTAATGCATGTTTTTCATTATTTGTGTCTTAATTATCATGTCAAGAGACTTTTTTCTTAATGTATTTATATTTCCTTCATCTTTGTGAAATATCACCAAATGTTATCCCTCTATATTTTTAATTGTAATTAATTAAGATATATTTTCCGTTGATTTTTTATGATTTTATTATATAATAATTTAATTTCGGCAATTGTACAAATAAGTTTTTAAGTGTTCAGAATTTTTAATAATAAGGTTTAAAAAAATAACGCCATTAAGCGTTAATTATTTCCTCGGTGGTCTTGGACCATAATATTGATAATATGTAGTTTTTATCATGCCATTATAAAGTTTTCTCCTTTTTGTAGCTTTTTTGCCAAAGAGTTTCTCAAATTCATCATGGGATGTTATTATGTAGTATGACCATGTATCAAAACTTTTGAAGATGTGTCCCATCTCACGATATAATCTTTCTACTTCTTTTAATTCTCCCATCCTCTCGCCATATGGAGGATTACATATTATTATCCCATATTTATCATCTGTCTTTAAGTCCTTTAATGGAACGTTCTTAAATATAATAAATTCGTCAACACCGGCCTTCTCGGCATTGCTTTTTGATAGTTTAACAGCATCATTATTAATATCATATCCTTTTATATTTAGCTCAACATCCTTTTTTATTAAATCAAAGGCTTCTTTACGTGTATCCAACCACAATTTTTTAGGAATCTTTCCCCATTTTTCAGCTGAAAATTCTCTATTTAATCCCGGTGCTATATTTAAACCAATAAGTGCTGCTTCTATTGCTATAGTACCAGAACCGCAAAACGGGTCAAGAAGAGGCCTATCATATCTCCAATCGCTTAACATAACCATGGCAGCTGCTAACGTTTCTCGGAGAGGCGCTTTGTTTGATATAGCCCTATAACCCCTTTTATGCAAACCTTCACCACTTGTATCAAGCATCAATGATGCTTTATCCTTCATTAAAGAAAACTTTATTCTGTACAATGGGCCATTTTCTTCAAACCACTCTTTCTTATATTTCTTTTTTAACCTCTCAACAACAGCTTTTTTTACTATTGCTTGGCAATCTGGAACGCTGTGCAATTTCGATTTAAGTGAATAACCATCAACGGGGAATTTCCCATTCTCTGGTATCCAGTCTTCCCACGGTAGTGCCTTTGCGCCTTCAAATAATTCGTCGTATGTTGTCGCATCAAATTCTCCTAATTTAATTAATATTCTCTCGGCAGACCTTATCCAGACATTTGCTTTACATATTGCAGTTTCATCACCAATAAATGTCACCTTCCCATCTTCAACTTTTATATCATCATAGCCAAGTGACTTTAGTTCCTTTGCAACTACAGATTCTATTCCAAA
This portion of the Thermoanaerobacterium sp. RBIITD genome encodes:
- a CDS encoding class I SAM-dependent RNA methyltransferase, whose translation is MSKLELVAPTLFGIESVVAKELKSLGYDDIKVEDGKVTFIGDETAICKANVWIRSAERILIKLGEFDATTYDELFEGAKALPWEDWIPENGKFPVDGYSLKSKLHSVPDCQAIVKKAVVERLKKKYKKEWFEENGPLYRIKFSLMKDKASLMLDTSGEGLHKRGYRAISNKAPLRETLAAAMVMLSDWRYDRPLLDPFCGSGTIAIEAALIGLNIAPGLNREFSAEKWGKIPKKLWLDTRKEAFDLIKKDVELNIKGYDINNDAVKLSKSNAEKAGVDEFIIFKNVPLKDLKTDDKYGIIICNPPYGERMGELKEVERLYREMGHIFKSFDTWSYYIITSHDEFEKLFGKKATKRRKLYNGMIKTTYYQYYGPRPPRK